A stretch of Oncorhynchus mykiss isolate Arlee chromosome 14, USDA_OmykA_1.1, whole genome shotgun sequence DNA encodes these proteins:
- the zgc:66433 gene encoding CRACD-like protein isoform X2: MDLIDAFNVFFCSCNECSDCSIMASGPSDVMTNQDPADSTECTGKKKSKFQTFKNFFAKKKRKEAATPAGDNGLKSSQSSDNVNAPEPAFLIRSEKDEGSGSKIYMGNKALSHDSVFVSDLPLSEVNEDLGAFQDNIHGKVKSLQLQLKQAIRLGSPPSLCVKGDDAGTLSEDDGLPCSPPEYSTLHAVLAGVSHRRNSSLSLEGTDSDEDQMSCEAGSRSVSPLIPLPVDFSQPASPMGCLDNTAARHRLAVRHKACSKMRKPTTRVDGRAEGESFQEERRSVVIPESVEEDQEEDVKCEQAVAAEKEQTDGAVVSQQAERSAPNKEVDEQGDQPEVSQDVSSSSPSIQNESDSEECLSGQAKVLTQTAPLPGSLDSLEPPTRDYDDFLLAPNGCEVAEEGGSLLQEVLRSLKCPLASVLGLEAVPLDEVNVKGLDPESWMDELADEPEPPSLPSDPTQQEEACLPSDGPDCPAESQEEEGEPYASEEEYVVEHFKPKEGEEDQDEINPEYLTKEDQDIPSVYMEEEQEDGEEAAGLEEKAVIEEAEEVVQDEAEEKKKDVWRQEEKTEPISEVPVQTALLEPEDITSTSVEDDAQQVPDNDTDTERACESPECPTELPDQTVREPVCVSQLPNSSTPPPDSPDQPESTTHATQDQEEPSVTSDQYSITSPSAASGPEQSPQEPCSGPTATEDHGKPSCDSEQSRPRFTISPTWQRLDTNEPTSPSTSPSPATSPSVTVPGAVEAGVTAKTDPSSRVEPLSPVVAEVPACPSRTQSTTAPTHSSKDTPPAVPAAQEEGTPENPFGVRLRKTSVGMLRLGSESETPPSSPAHSLPIEPQRSSLTEPQPQSKSALLRKPSELDGIVKPKRTPDLSVGRVPSVGSSGGSESPSWISVARQKQRIFKESSLEETTEKKVPAEKGETNRKGSIPTLTSPVNKDQAKPPGPPVKVLCSLEISKPAVVEKEGKRAPAHPAPTALAQDEPPWMALAKKKAKAWSEMPQIVQ, from the exons cAGTGACTGCAGCATCATGGCCTCTGGACCATCAGATGTGATGACCAACCAGGATCCTGCAGACTCCACAGAGTGCACAG GCAAGAAGAAGTCCAAGTTCCAGACCTTCAAGAACTTTTTTGCtaagaagaagagaaaagaggCTGCAACTCCTGCCGGGGACAATGGGTTGAAGTCTAGCCAGTCCAGTGACAATGTCAATGCCCCTGAACCAGCATTCCTCATCCGGTCTGAGAAAGACGAGGGCTCTGG GTCAAAAATCTACATGGGAAATAAGGCTCTGTCACATGACAGTGTCTTTGTCTCCGATTTGCCCCTGTCAGAGGTAAACGAGGATCTGGGAGCCTTTCAGGACAACATCCATGGAAAAGTCAAGTCTCTACAG CTCCAGCTGAAACAGGCCATCCGGCTAggctctcctccatctctgtgtgtgaagGGGGATGACGCAGGGACTCTGTCTGAGGATGACGGCCTTCCCTGCAGCCCACCAGAGTACTCCACCCTGCACGCCGTCCTGGCTGGGGTGTCCCACAGG AGGAACAGCTCCCTGAGTCTGGAGGGAACAGACAGCGATGAAGACCAG ATGTCCTGTGAGGCGGGCTCAAGATCGGTCAGTCCCCTGATCCCCCTGCCTGTAGACttcagccagcctgccagtcccATGGGCTGCCTGGACAACACCGCCGCTCGCCACCGCCTGGCCGTCCGACACAAGGCCTGCTCCAAGATGAGGAAACCCACCACT AGGGTTGATGGCAGGGCTGAGGGAGAGTCATTCCAAGAGGAAAGACGGAGTGTTGTGATTCCAGAATCTGTGGAGGAGGACCAGGAGGAAG atgTGAAATGTGAGCAGGCTGTTGCTGCCGAGAAGGAGCAGACCGATGGGGCCGTGGTATCCCAGCAGGCCGAGCGATCAGCCCCAAATAAGGAGGTGGATGAGCAGGGGGACCAACCAGAAGTGTCTCAGGATGTCTCTTCCTCATCCCCTTCCATACAGAATGAGTCTGATTCTGAGGAATGTCTCTCAGGCCAGGCTAAGGTTCTGACCCAGACTGCACCCCTGCCTGGCTCCCTGGACTCTCTGGAGCCCCCTACTAGAGACTACGATGACTTCCTCCTGGCCCCTAATGGGTGTGAGGTGGCTGAGGAGGGTGGCTCTCTACTCCAGGAGGTGCTGCGCTCCCTCAAGTGTCCCCTGGCGTCTGTCCTGGGGCTGGAGGCTGTGCCCCTCGATGAGGTGAATGTGAAGGGTTTAGACCCTGAGAGCTGGATGGATGAGCTGGCTGATGAGCCTGAGCCTCCGTCCCTTCCTTCAGATCCAACCCAACAGGAAGAAGCCTGTCTCCCCAGTGATGGACCTGACTGCCCAGCAGAGTCccaagaggaggagggtgagccTTATGCATCTGAGGAGGAGTATGTGGTAGAACATTTCAAaccaaaggagggagaggaggatcaAGATGAAATCAACCCTGAATACTTAACAAAAGAAGATCAGGACATTCCTTCAGTTTATATGGAAGAGGAACAAGAAGATGGGGAGGAGGCAGCAGGGTTAGAGGAAAAAGCGGTAATAGAGGAAGCAGAGGAGGTTGTCCAAGATGAGGCAGAGGAAAAAAAGAAAGATGTGTGGAGGCAGGAGGAAAAAACAGAGCCAATCTCAGAGGTGCCAGTGCAAACAGCCTTATTGGAGCCAGAGGATATAACGTCAACCTCTGTGGAGGATGATGCACAGCAGGTTCCAGACAATGACACAGACACGGAGAGAGCTTGTGAGAGCCCTGAGTGCCCCACTGAGCTGCCTGACCAAACAGTTAGGGAACCAGTCTGTGTCTCCCAGCTGCCAAATAGCAGTACACCTCCTCCAGATTCCCCAGACCAGCCTGAGTCCACCACACACGCCACACAGGACCAGGAAGAGCCCAGTGTAACGTCTGACCAGTACAGTATAACCAGTCCCAGTGCAGCTTCTGGCCCAGAGCAGAGCCCCCAGGAGCCCTGTAGTGGACCAACTGCCACAGAGGATCATGGGAAGCCATCTTGTGACTCTGAACAGAGTAGACCAAGGTTCACAATTTCCCCCACCTGGCAAAGGTTGGACACCAACGAGCCAACCTCCCCTTCTACATCTCCCTCCCCTGCTACCTCCCCCTCTGTCACTGTGCCTGGGGCTGTGGAAGCAGGGGTTACAGCAAAAACAGATCCCTCAAGTAGAGTGGAGCCACTTAGCCCTGTGGTGGCTGAAGTCCCTGCTTGTCCCAGCAGAACACAGAGCACCACGGCACCCACACATTCCTCCAAAGACACTCCACCTGCCGTTCCTGCAGCCCAGGAGGAAGGGACCCCTGAGAATCCGTTTGGCGTTAGGCTGAGGAAGACCTCTGTGGGTATGTTGCGCTTAGGATCAGAGAGTGAAACTCCCCCCTCATCCCCAGCACACTCACTTCCCATAGAACCACAGAGGTCCTCGCTCACTGAACCACAGCCACAAAGCAAATCTGCCCTGCTCAGAAAGCCCTCCGAGCTGGACGGTATCGTCAAGCCCAAGAGAACACCAG ATCTGTCTGTGGGTCGAGTGCCTAGTGTTGGATCTAGCGGGGGATCTGAATCACCAAGCTGGATCTCAGTGGCCAGACAAAAGCAAAGAATCTTCAAAGAGAGCTCATTGGAGGAAACTACTGAGAAGAAGGTCCCTGCCGAGAAG GGGGAGACGAACAGAAAAGGTTCCATTCCTACATTGACGAGTCCTGTCAACAAAGACCAAGCCAAGCCTCCGGGACCTCCTGTAAAAG TGTTGTGTTCTCTTGAGATTTCTAAGCCTGCTGTGGTtgagaaggaggggaagagagccCCAGCTCACCCCGCACCTACAGCCCTAGCCCAGGATGAGCCCCCATGGATGGCCCTGGCCAAAAAGAAGGCCAAAGCCTGGAGCGAGATGCCCCAGATAGTTCAGTAA
- the zgc:66433 gene encoding CRACD-like protein isoform X5, with translation MASGPSDVMTNQDPADSTECTGKKKSKFQTFKNFFAKKKRKEAATPAGDNGLKSSQSSDNVNAPEPAFLIRSEKDEGSGSKIYMGNKALSHDSVFVSDLPLSEVNEDLGAFQDNIHGKVKSLQLQLKQAIRLGSPPSLCVKGDDAGTLSEDDGLPCSPPEYSTLHAVLAGVSHRRNSSLSLEGTDSDEDQMSCEAGSRSVSPLIPLPVDFSQPASPMGCLDNTAARHRLAVRHKACSKMRKPTTRVDGRAEGESFQEERRSVVIPESVEEDQEEDVKCEQAVAAEKEQTDGAVVSQQAERSAPNKEVDEQGDQPEVSQDVSSSSPSIQNESDSEECLSGQAKVLTQTAPLPGSLDSLEPPTRDYDDFLLAPNGCEVAEEGGSLLQEVLRSLKCPLASVLGLEAVPLDEVNVKGLDPESWMDELADEPEPPSLPSDPTQQEEACLPSDGPDCPAESQEEEGEPYASEEEYVVEHFKPKEGEEDQDEINPEYLTKEDQDIPSVYMEEEQEDGEEAAGLEEKAVIEEAEEVVQDEAEEKKKDVWRQEEKTEPISEVPVQTALLEPEDITSTSVEDDAQQVPDNDTDTERACESPECPTELPDQTVREPVCVSQLPNSSTPPPDSPDQPESTTHATQDQEEPSVTSDQYSITSPSAASGPEQSPQEPCSGPTATEDHGKPSCDSEQSRPRFTISPTWQRLDTNEPTSPSTSPSPATSPSVTVPGAVEAGVTAKTDPSSRVEPLSPVVAEVPACPSRTQSTTAPTHSSKDTPPAVPAAQEEGTPENPFGVRLRKTSVGMLRLGSESETPPSSPAHSLPIEPQRSSLTEPQPQSKSALLRKPSELDGIVKPKRTPDLSVGRVPSVGSSGGSESPSWISVARQKQRIFKESSLEETTEKKVPAEKGETNRKGSIPTLTSPVNKDQAKPPGPPVKVLCSLEISKPAVVEKEGKRAPAHPAPTALAQDEPPWMALAKKKAKAWSEMPQIVQ, from the exons ATGGCCTCTGGACCATCAGATGTGATGACCAACCAGGATCCTGCAGACTCCACAGAGTGCACAG GCAAGAAGAAGTCCAAGTTCCAGACCTTCAAGAACTTTTTTGCtaagaagaagagaaaagaggCTGCAACTCCTGCCGGGGACAATGGGTTGAAGTCTAGCCAGTCCAGTGACAATGTCAATGCCCCTGAACCAGCATTCCTCATCCGGTCTGAGAAAGACGAGGGCTCTGG GTCAAAAATCTACATGGGAAATAAGGCTCTGTCACATGACAGTGTCTTTGTCTCCGATTTGCCCCTGTCAGAGGTAAACGAGGATCTGGGAGCCTTTCAGGACAACATCCATGGAAAAGTCAAGTCTCTACAG CTCCAGCTGAAACAGGCCATCCGGCTAggctctcctccatctctgtgtgtgaagGGGGATGACGCAGGGACTCTGTCTGAGGATGACGGCCTTCCCTGCAGCCCACCAGAGTACTCCACCCTGCACGCCGTCCTGGCTGGGGTGTCCCACAGG AGGAACAGCTCCCTGAGTCTGGAGGGAACAGACAGCGATGAAGACCAG ATGTCCTGTGAGGCGGGCTCAAGATCGGTCAGTCCCCTGATCCCCCTGCCTGTAGACttcagccagcctgccagtcccATGGGCTGCCTGGACAACACCGCCGCTCGCCACCGCCTGGCCGTCCGACACAAGGCCTGCTCCAAGATGAGGAAACCCACCACT AGGGTTGATGGCAGGGCTGAGGGAGAGTCATTCCAAGAGGAAAGACGGAGTGTTGTGATTCCAGAATCTGTGGAGGAGGACCAGGAGGAAG atgTGAAATGTGAGCAGGCTGTTGCTGCCGAGAAGGAGCAGACCGATGGGGCCGTGGTATCCCAGCAGGCCGAGCGATCAGCCCCAAATAAGGAGGTGGATGAGCAGGGGGACCAACCAGAAGTGTCTCAGGATGTCTCTTCCTCATCCCCTTCCATACAGAATGAGTCTGATTCTGAGGAATGTCTCTCAGGCCAGGCTAAGGTTCTGACCCAGACTGCACCCCTGCCTGGCTCCCTGGACTCTCTGGAGCCCCCTACTAGAGACTACGATGACTTCCTCCTGGCCCCTAATGGGTGTGAGGTGGCTGAGGAGGGTGGCTCTCTACTCCAGGAGGTGCTGCGCTCCCTCAAGTGTCCCCTGGCGTCTGTCCTGGGGCTGGAGGCTGTGCCCCTCGATGAGGTGAATGTGAAGGGTTTAGACCCTGAGAGCTGGATGGATGAGCTGGCTGATGAGCCTGAGCCTCCGTCCCTTCCTTCAGATCCAACCCAACAGGAAGAAGCCTGTCTCCCCAGTGATGGACCTGACTGCCCAGCAGAGTCccaagaggaggagggtgagccTTATGCATCTGAGGAGGAGTATGTGGTAGAACATTTCAAaccaaaggagggagaggaggatcaAGATGAAATCAACCCTGAATACTTAACAAAAGAAGATCAGGACATTCCTTCAGTTTATATGGAAGAGGAACAAGAAGATGGGGAGGAGGCAGCAGGGTTAGAGGAAAAAGCGGTAATAGAGGAAGCAGAGGAGGTTGTCCAAGATGAGGCAGAGGAAAAAAAGAAAGATGTGTGGAGGCAGGAGGAAAAAACAGAGCCAATCTCAGAGGTGCCAGTGCAAACAGCCTTATTGGAGCCAGAGGATATAACGTCAACCTCTGTGGAGGATGATGCACAGCAGGTTCCAGACAATGACACAGACACGGAGAGAGCTTGTGAGAGCCCTGAGTGCCCCACTGAGCTGCCTGACCAAACAGTTAGGGAACCAGTCTGTGTCTCCCAGCTGCCAAATAGCAGTACACCTCCTCCAGATTCCCCAGACCAGCCTGAGTCCACCACACACGCCACACAGGACCAGGAAGAGCCCAGTGTAACGTCTGACCAGTACAGTATAACCAGTCCCAGTGCAGCTTCTGGCCCAGAGCAGAGCCCCCAGGAGCCCTGTAGTGGACCAACTGCCACAGAGGATCATGGGAAGCCATCTTGTGACTCTGAACAGAGTAGACCAAGGTTCACAATTTCCCCCACCTGGCAAAGGTTGGACACCAACGAGCCAACCTCCCCTTCTACATCTCCCTCCCCTGCTACCTCCCCCTCTGTCACTGTGCCTGGGGCTGTGGAAGCAGGGGTTACAGCAAAAACAGATCCCTCAAGTAGAGTGGAGCCACTTAGCCCTGTGGTGGCTGAAGTCCCTGCTTGTCCCAGCAGAACACAGAGCACCACGGCACCCACACATTCCTCCAAAGACACTCCACCTGCCGTTCCTGCAGCCCAGGAGGAAGGGACCCCTGAGAATCCGTTTGGCGTTAGGCTGAGGAAGACCTCTGTGGGTATGTTGCGCTTAGGATCAGAGAGTGAAACTCCCCCCTCATCCCCAGCACACTCACTTCCCATAGAACCACAGAGGTCCTCGCTCACTGAACCACAGCCACAAAGCAAATCTGCCCTGCTCAGAAAGCCCTCCGAGCTGGACGGTATCGTCAAGCCCAAGAGAACACCAG ATCTGTCTGTGGGTCGAGTGCCTAGTGTTGGATCTAGCGGGGGATCTGAATCACCAAGCTGGATCTCAGTGGCCAGACAAAAGCAAAGAATCTTCAAAGAGAGCTCATTGGAGGAAACTACTGAGAAGAAGGTCCCTGCCGAGAAG GGGGAGACGAACAGAAAAGGTTCCATTCCTACATTGACGAGTCCTGTCAACAAAGACCAAGCCAAGCCTCCGGGACCTCCTGTAAAAG TGTTGTGTTCTCTTGAGATTTCTAAGCCTGCTGTGGTtgagaaggaggggaagagagccCCAGCTCACCCCGCACCTACAGCCCTAGCCCAGGATGAGCCCCCATGGATGGCCCTGGCCAAAAAGAAGGCCAAAGCCTGGAGCGAGATGCCCCAGATAGTTCAGTAA
- the zgc:66433 gene encoding CRACD-like protein isoform X3 produces the protein MAGFYGCLRGKNSDCSIMASGPSDVMTNQDPADSTECTGKKKSKFQTFKNFFAKKKRKEAATPAGDNGLKSSQSSDNVNAPEPAFLIRSEKDEGSGSKIYMGNKALSHDSVFVSDLPLSEVNEDLGAFQDNIHGKVKSLQLQLKQAIRLGSPPSLCVKGDDAGTLSEDDGLPCSPPEYSTLHAVLAGVSHRRNSSLSLEGTDSDEDQMSCEAGSRSVSPLIPLPVDFSQPASPMGCLDNTAARHRLAVRHKACSKMRKPTTRVDGRAEGESFQEERRSVVIPESVEEDQEEDVKCEQAVAAEKEQTDGAVVSQQAERSAPNKEVDEQGDQPEVSQDVSSSSPSIQNESDSEECLSGQAKVLTQTAPLPGSLDSLEPPTRDYDDFLLAPNGCEVAEEGGSLLQEVLRSLKCPLASVLGLEAVPLDEVNVKGLDPESWMDELADEPEPPSLPSDPTQQEEACLPSDGPDCPAESQEEEGEPYASEEEYVVEHFKPKEGEEDQDEINPEYLTKEDQDIPSVYMEEEQEDGEEAAGLEEKAVIEEAEEVVQDEAEEKKKDVWRQEEKTEPISEVPVQTALLEPEDITSTSVEDDAQQVPDNDTDTERACESPECPTELPDQTVREPVCVSQLPNSSTPPPDSPDQPESTTHATQDQEEPSVTSDQYSITSPSAASGPEQSPQEPCSGPTATEDHGKPSCDSEQSRPRFTISPTWQRLDTNEPTSPSTSPSPATSPSVTVPGAVEAGVTAKTDPSSRVEPLSPVVAEVPACPSRTQSTTAPTHSSKDTPPAVPAAQEEGTPENPFGVRLRKTSVGMLRLGSESETPPSSPAHSLPIEPQRSSLTEPQPQSKSALLRKPSELDGIVKPKRTPDLSVGRVPSVGSSGGSESPSWISVARQKQRIFKESSLEETTEKKVPAEKGETNRKGSIPTLTSPVNKDQAKPPGPPVKVLCSLEISKPAVVEKEGKRAPAHPAPTALAQDEPPWMALAKKKAKAWSEMPQIVQ, from the exons cAGTGACTGCAGCATCATGGCCTCTGGACCATCAGATGTGATGACCAACCAGGATCCTGCAGACTCCACAGAGTGCACAG GCAAGAAGAAGTCCAAGTTCCAGACCTTCAAGAACTTTTTTGCtaagaagaagagaaaagaggCTGCAACTCCTGCCGGGGACAATGGGTTGAAGTCTAGCCAGTCCAGTGACAATGTCAATGCCCCTGAACCAGCATTCCTCATCCGGTCTGAGAAAGACGAGGGCTCTGG GTCAAAAATCTACATGGGAAATAAGGCTCTGTCACATGACAGTGTCTTTGTCTCCGATTTGCCCCTGTCAGAGGTAAACGAGGATCTGGGAGCCTTTCAGGACAACATCCATGGAAAAGTCAAGTCTCTACAG CTCCAGCTGAAACAGGCCATCCGGCTAggctctcctccatctctgtgtgtgaagGGGGATGACGCAGGGACTCTGTCTGAGGATGACGGCCTTCCCTGCAGCCCACCAGAGTACTCCACCCTGCACGCCGTCCTGGCTGGGGTGTCCCACAGG AGGAACAGCTCCCTGAGTCTGGAGGGAACAGACAGCGATGAAGACCAG ATGTCCTGTGAGGCGGGCTCAAGATCGGTCAGTCCCCTGATCCCCCTGCCTGTAGACttcagccagcctgccagtcccATGGGCTGCCTGGACAACACCGCCGCTCGCCACCGCCTGGCCGTCCGACACAAGGCCTGCTCCAAGATGAGGAAACCCACCACT AGGGTTGATGGCAGGGCTGAGGGAGAGTCATTCCAAGAGGAAAGACGGAGTGTTGTGATTCCAGAATCTGTGGAGGAGGACCAGGAGGAAG atgTGAAATGTGAGCAGGCTGTTGCTGCCGAGAAGGAGCAGACCGATGGGGCCGTGGTATCCCAGCAGGCCGAGCGATCAGCCCCAAATAAGGAGGTGGATGAGCAGGGGGACCAACCAGAAGTGTCTCAGGATGTCTCTTCCTCATCCCCTTCCATACAGAATGAGTCTGATTCTGAGGAATGTCTCTCAGGCCAGGCTAAGGTTCTGACCCAGACTGCACCCCTGCCTGGCTCCCTGGACTCTCTGGAGCCCCCTACTAGAGACTACGATGACTTCCTCCTGGCCCCTAATGGGTGTGAGGTGGCTGAGGAGGGTGGCTCTCTACTCCAGGAGGTGCTGCGCTCCCTCAAGTGTCCCCTGGCGTCTGTCCTGGGGCTGGAGGCTGTGCCCCTCGATGAGGTGAATGTGAAGGGTTTAGACCCTGAGAGCTGGATGGATGAGCTGGCTGATGAGCCTGAGCCTCCGTCCCTTCCTTCAGATCCAACCCAACAGGAAGAAGCCTGTCTCCCCAGTGATGGACCTGACTGCCCAGCAGAGTCccaagaggaggagggtgagccTTATGCATCTGAGGAGGAGTATGTGGTAGAACATTTCAAaccaaaggagggagaggaggatcaAGATGAAATCAACCCTGAATACTTAACAAAAGAAGATCAGGACATTCCTTCAGTTTATATGGAAGAGGAACAAGAAGATGGGGAGGAGGCAGCAGGGTTAGAGGAAAAAGCGGTAATAGAGGAAGCAGAGGAGGTTGTCCAAGATGAGGCAGAGGAAAAAAAGAAAGATGTGTGGAGGCAGGAGGAAAAAACAGAGCCAATCTCAGAGGTGCCAGTGCAAACAGCCTTATTGGAGCCAGAGGATATAACGTCAACCTCTGTGGAGGATGATGCACAGCAGGTTCCAGACAATGACACAGACACGGAGAGAGCTTGTGAGAGCCCTGAGTGCCCCACTGAGCTGCCTGACCAAACAGTTAGGGAACCAGTCTGTGTCTCCCAGCTGCCAAATAGCAGTACACCTCCTCCAGATTCCCCAGACCAGCCTGAGTCCACCACACACGCCACACAGGACCAGGAAGAGCCCAGTGTAACGTCTGACCAGTACAGTATAACCAGTCCCAGTGCAGCTTCTGGCCCAGAGCAGAGCCCCCAGGAGCCCTGTAGTGGACCAACTGCCACAGAGGATCATGGGAAGCCATCTTGTGACTCTGAACAGAGTAGACCAAGGTTCACAATTTCCCCCACCTGGCAAAGGTTGGACACCAACGAGCCAACCTCCCCTTCTACATCTCCCTCCCCTGCTACCTCCCCCTCTGTCACTGTGCCTGGGGCTGTGGAAGCAGGGGTTACAGCAAAAACAGATCCCTCAAGTAGAGTGGAGCCACTTAGCCCTGTGGTGGCTGAAGTCCCTGCTTGTCCCAGCAGAACACAGAGCACCACGGCACCCACACATTCCTCCAAAGACACTCCACCTGCCGTTCCTGCAGCCCAGGAGGAAGGGACCCCTGAGAATCCGTTTGGCGTTAGGCTGAGGAAGACCTCTGTGGGTATGTTGCGCTTAGGATCAGAGAGTGAAACTCCCCCCTCATCCCCAGCACACTCACTTCCCATAGAACCACAGAGGTCCTCGCTCACTGAACCACAGCCACAAAGCAAATCTGCCCTGCTCAGAAAGCCCTCCGAGCTGGACGGTATCGTCAAGCCCAAGAGAACACCAG ATCTGTCTGTGGGTCGAGTGCCTAGTGTTGGATCTAGCGGGGGATCTGAATCACCAAGCTGGATCTCAGTGGCCAGACAAAAGCAAAGAATCTTCAAAGAGAGCTCATTGGAGGAAACTACTGAGAAGAAGGTCCCTGCCGAGAAG GGGGAGACGAACAGAAAAGGTTCCATTCCTACATTGACGAGTCCTGTCAACAAAGACCAAGCCAAGCCTCCGGGACCTCCTGTAAAAG TGTTGTGTTCTCTTGAGATTTCTAAGCCTGCTGTGGTtgagaaggaggggaagagagccCCAGCTCACCCCGCACCTACAGCCCTAGCCCAGGATGAGCCCCCATGGATGGCCCTGGCCAAAAAGAAGGCCAAAGCCTGGAGCGAGATGCCCCAGATAGTTCAGTAA